In Nicotiana tabacum cultivar K326 chromosome 10, ASM71507v2, whole genome shotgun sequence, the DNA window TTACCCAACCCGGACTCCCCACCTAACCCCTTTAAGCCCAGCCGTTGATCGTTTAGATCAACGGCTCCCATTACCCTTTTCCTTAATTTATCCTAAATGACCCCCAAAACCCTATCATTTGATACAACCAGCCACCTCTGAATCCCTCTTCCTCTCAAAATCTCTCTGCAACACCACCTAAACCCTAGCCATCGCCACCATAATCCACCTTAACACCCACTTGATTCATGGCCTTCCGTGGTCATTTGAGGCTTGTACCGGCCTTCCATGGCTTCTATATGTTTGGTTCTATGGTTTCATAACCAGACTTCGAAGGAGTTTGGTCCAGTCCTGCTTAACGggtgttcatggcctttctccgacCATCCACGACCTTTTCtggccattcatggcctttcgAGATGGGTCCTTGATCTTTTCTGGTTAGATCGTTAACTTTCGAgatctttctcattttcttttgggtttcctgaaaccctaatctctatgatctttcgatttctttcagatctatcttagatctgtgctAACCATGAACTTTTTAGCATtttttttctcgaagtttcttcaaCGTTGTTTTCAAAACGACTCTTCAATTGTTCTGATTGGGGTTTTCCTTTaaagttatttcaaaatctttcCTTTGATTCTCGATGTTGTTTTATGACTTTACTATGTTCGAACTGTttgttatgctttccttctacttgagtcagcatgttgaaaaccctaatttcttttaggTCTCATTCGAATCCTGAAGCTGTTTGTTTAAATGTATACTTGTTTAATTAAGTTCCTCTttcttgtttgacttatttgtGTTACCATTTTTAAAACTCGATTGTTGTTGAAAGGCCCTAGGCTTTGGGGTCTGAAATTGTTTGAGTACTTGACTAGACTGAAAGCTTTTATTTCagaatcttcttttctttttgtgatTCATCTCATTCTGGGTTTTTATTATCTTTAAAACTCGACTATGCATGAAACCCTAACCTTTCAAAAGGTTTTCTCACCTGCTAATATGATACCTTTGCATGTTTCTGATAATCTGTTCTTCCCTGTTGATTCAATATAACTTGACCTACTATGCTTTGAATGCTTGCTTTACTACTGAACCCTAGCTAATTTCTGCCATTACTGCATATTTGTGATTATCTCTTTTGTCAATATGTTTGGCCTCACATGTCTGATGTCCCTGTTCACTttatttatatactgaagtgcataagcatgtttcttctttgattgatctCAATCGTGTGACTAATTTCAAAACTTTTCTTTTATGGactctaatttcactcgcctCTTAAAGTTacttgattctttccttattttgccttATTGAATCCTTTTCCAAAAAATAAGCATAtttctgtacttagacttgattacttactcaatgtttttactacttcttttatggaaATAATCAGTTTGTCTCTAAATTGATCTTCCTTCCTTATTTTGAATCTGTTATTACCCGTTAAACAgtgactccttaattaaagggagtcacttgtgtaattgattctaaCTGTTAATTGTTTCTATATTTGTATTaaactttacttgttaccttactTCTGACTCGTTTTCAGAAGCTATAAATACCATGCACCTTCTCCTCTTTCAAACACATGAACAAACCTTGAGTTCAGAATACACACTTCACtaaaaaactctctctctctcttttctctgttactatTTGGTTGCTGCCTTGTcaagccggctgaaagccaaagttAGGTTGTGGAAATTTGCCTgcttttctttctgcatttgcttctttactggtatgttcaattaatcttccagcatcaacaacaacatgtttctttactatttcctTCACTCTTGAATGTTTCCTGCTTTTATTTAATCAAGTTTCATTCTTAAAAGCATGTTATAAATCAATGTGTTTTCTTTATGTATGAATTTTGTCAGTCACTTATTATGACTTGTGAATCCCAAACCCTATATCCCCTCTATGAGTTTTGTCTCTGGCTGGTTTATGGGCATGCGAGCAccatctattgttgtgcatgtccaaacctgaCTCTTTCTAGGGTCATATGCTCcctgcaatgtattcccaaacctCTGACCCCTTTGTGTAAAATGTTGATTCTGTGTAGTATTAGCTGCTACTACTGTTTTCCAATCACACTAACCTCTCTCTATTCTCAACTTAGTTTTAAACCTCTAGTTCTGCACTcccactatactcttagacttaggttctgcccctaTTGTATGagtcttgccttgggacccatgagttCCCTCTAGACTTGGACATATAAGGGTTggtccttccacactgcactcatctctatctggtttCGCAaactgggtgtaagcactgcccggagtcccttgagacccttagggaactttgacatacccaggtctgagaaaggctttgaaacaaatgGCATTTGAAGTGGTTTGTGCCATAACTCAGAAAGGAAGTCGGGAATTAGGCTTCCTCTGAttgtaatttcttcttttacaattttttgatgtaattcattacttggtttgtaataatttgtaatagacattggggttggctagtgaaaaagagGATGGGTAGTTATGCatgtttagctattagaagggtagagatcatgcctataggatctattCTTTTAAAACTCTGTATGTTGCAGTTTTACATCTAgggatcatgcctataagatctgttcCTTTAATTTTGTATGCTTAAAATCAGTAtttttatagaaatcatgtctataggaatttttAGTATATCCTACCATGCTTCGTTTCACGTTAaactagataccatgtctataggaactgGAAAATCGGCAatactagatatcatgtctataggaactgAAAAATTGGCAataatagataccatgcctataggatctgaaaccagCGTAATCAAAATCAGTTTATCTCGTACTATTTTAAACTAGTCTCAAACAACCTACTTTTCTTTTATTAACTCGGTTTAGAAATCGTGCCTATTGGATCTCAAACCGCtcgattttttttaaaactagtcGCTGCTTTGCTATACTTCTAAATCAGTAATAGATAGCATGTTTATAGGATCTCGCCTAAACACTTAGGCAAAACTTAGGTGATAACATAAAAACTGATTTCGCCTTTGTTAATTAATGACTGATACAATcagcaggcaagcctgattcggacttcctATCTTAGTCATGTACCAAACTGGTTTGCCTCGACAATTGGAACTCTCCTTACCTTAGTATTTTAAATTCAGACTCTGcttgtgtttaagtcatgctatttatgttctttgtttgaggaggtacgcatgagccttttatttgtttacatgtttcccctaatgtgcagtcctatatgttttgtatgtcgccttagctttttcaccttttaaaatctaaagtcagcctaatatccctcccctttaggaatagtagtcctaaactcttcgggactgataggaagggacgggtagtagcatgcaatagaggtcgagaccattctgcgctttaataccttaacagggtgggaagggtagatatggatatgatggccggtgcgctaataccacgtgtatcccctcttttgatgAGTGTCATACCGGgcattgcattgatgtgatccatattataaataaacctaggacctttTTTCTTCTCATTTGCAACTTCTTTTCAAAATCCGCCTTTTAATTgctctttcaaactcttatgtgtttaaacttaaatctCCTACTATTTGATCCTATACTtgtcctatttgctaattgtacaaaatttacaaaattatctggccgggaaccacactagtggatcctgaggagtgtctaacaccttccccttaggataatttcaagctcttaccctatctctggttatcaaacaaacttaaaaGTAAACCTCATAGGtatcctaatgcaccttaaatcattaggtggcgactcttcaaaaaatgcAAACCTAGTTCCTAAAAAGAATGAGTTGTCttatacccaaaatgtcataaatccgatttttcgttgcaaagagggaaaaaaggggcACGACAACATCTTTAACTTAAaatcataaaatttaaaagtCTTATTTATACTACTAAACTTTGTATCTAATCAAATTATGACATGCAAAGCAAAGCAGAGGGCATAGTATTTTATGACCAACTGAATGCAAAATACAAGGAACTATTTTGACGAAATCTAACTGTCGTGCCAGCGTAATCGGTGTCCCTTTTCAAAAAAGAGTGACAACACTTTTATCATTAAATCGTAGtgaattaatatatattttaatctTATTTTATGACTTAATCATAAAAAATTAATATAGTTTGATAAAACATCAAATGTGAATAAACGTATATCCTTCATTAACCATTAAATTACATCCTTGAATGTGCCATTAAAAGAACCTTCTTGGCGAAGGATATTTAGATCCACACTTTCGTGATTAAGTCATATGCCACTATTTAGTGAACATATATCCAGCTACAGGAAGCTAATTAAATACTGCGTATAAAAAAATTCAGAAAAGTAAATAAATCATATTAGGGAATAATTTGACTTCATTTCCTCATTAAAAAGTTCCTTGTTGATTGCTTCTGATTAATTCCTCCATTGATGAAGAGCAACAAGAAGATATTGAAAATGACTTGATTTCGTCTTCTAATTTCTCtctatcaataataataaaagtttGATCCATAGATAATGATCTCTTCAACCCCATCACTAATTTTCTTTCTGTTGATCTAATTCTCTCCATAGGCAATTCCAATGATGCACTATGGCAATGCAACCTACAAGATTGTGATGGTAATTGTACCTGATCAGATGATGAAGCAGTACGATACTCGAGGTTGACTTGATTTTTGTGatcttgatcttgaacttgaacATCAATCGTGTTGCTTTCATCATTGACACATGGCGGAGAATTAGATGGTAGTGGAACGATTGTCACATCTGGCTTATCTTTCTCCTCGTAGTTTATTGTCTCTATTATAGGAGATCGACAAATCGGGCAATTTATGTGGCCAATAAGCCACTTGTCTATGCATGTGACATGAAAAATATGCCTACAATTAGGCAAAAATCGAACTATCTCACCTTCTTCCAATTCACCTAAGCAAACGGCACACTCATTCTGATCTACGCGACATAAATCTTGTTTATGAATCGAATAAACAACGAGAGGAATTGATTCAATAATCTTCTGCTCTATGCCAATGGTTAAATGGGGTTCATGGAACGATTGTCCAATATTGTTTCTGATATGTGATCTACTTCTCCTTAtgcaaaatcttaacaaaataaaGTGGTAAATCACTAAAGCCAAGGCAGTGCAAACTATGCCTAACATTGAAATAAGAAGAGGGGCTATGAAAGATCTTGTTGAAGAAAGTATTGGAGGAGCTCCTATATTTTCCATGGCTCataattctcaaaaaaaaaaaaaaaaaaaaaaaaattgtattggAGTTATAGTTTGTGCTATGTGTGCTTTAAATAGAAGTGGGAGGTTCTGTTTTTAGAAGGAAAATGAAACGATTCTCAAATAGTTAAGTTGAACAGACCTTTCTTCTTGCCATTTATATGAGCACCCGAAAacttaaaaaaactaaaattatagGCAAAGTTGAAAACACCTTTATTCTTGCCATTTATATAAGCACCCAAAAGGTTAAAAAACTAATTTTGTTATATTTGATACTAGTATTAGCACTCGCACAAATGCGCGGACACTAACCATattaaatatttgagttatttggattatacgtaaaaaaaattaaaatttaaactttctcgataaatatagataatcattagatattaattaagacaTGAAAATGATTAAACATTTCTCAAATCTCCTAGGCTATAattctgtttttcctttttagtaTCATTCTCGCCGGTGTCATTGGATAAAAAAATAGTCagaaagcaaaataataactcatatttatggcaaaacaatcaaaggTTGAGACTATGAATGACTCTTTGTATACGACTTGACTCTTTTACTActgcttgaactcttatttggtgtgttgatatattctaaaattatttctattttaaattttcagtttctaaaattttatttttcaataataattgtTTTTATAACAatgtaagtgaaaatattatccttaattcaaaactcattttagtcggCTATCTAAAATTTAAAAAGTTCTTTAGCCAGTGATTTTCTTTctagtatgactccattttgatatttgacattaaccatgttaaatatgtgagttatttgaattatatgtaaataaccttaaaattcaAACGTTCTAGGTAATTATAGATATCGTTAGATATTGTTTatgaaacactacatgaaaaaaggctaacattttctcaaatctcgtagtgataattttatttttgcatcattcttattggtgtcattggaacctaaaaatagtcaCGAAATAATAACTCGTATTTATGAGCTCTGGAAAAGCACAAAGGTTGGCACAATATGAACGATTCTTTGGTTACGAcgtgactcttttactactacttaaattcttatttggtaTGCTATTATGCTTAAaacaaatatttctattttaaaatttcaatttctacaacattatatatatttcaataaaataattatttttataatgatgcaagtgaagatattatccttaatttaaaattcactttaatcggctagctaaaaatttaaatgattctttagtCGGTAAattttatttcagtatgactccattttgagtttatcgatatctctagccataaatttcaaattttgaatACCCTTACATATACAgattttttgttctttgaatcattaaatgttagattaattgattgttattatataacattgcatatattgtcttaaaattgctaAGCAATTTTTTCACCAtgcttggcttaacctcaatgcaaactacttaaattataattaaattcaaattcaaatattatatcaCTTTGTTAGCAATagtgatttttttaaaaacgacacacaatgtaaataaaaaaaatattctaagatatccttatcttataatctatgtatttgagttgaaaaaaatatttgaaatcgatgagatcaTCTCCCAAATTCTTTacactcaacaaagatgaaacagaagaagaaattcgttgtcgtctcttatttctggtttttagatttttcatacattttttctatatttattttcttttatcctattttttttatgttttttttgttACACAAAATTAAGTTATTTCGTaattctttgcacgaaaacccttcgtgtttccgaacaaagaggggcagctgtgagcacgtgatttttgtttcgcacgacaatcgctccaaaaagaaataaaaaataataattggccctgctgtacaattttggatttctgtgcggcaccttgttgatttatttgtgacttcggcccatttttatttatttactttttaaaataaaattcaaaaaaaaatatatatgtgtcctgcataattcgaaccgtaatccggtcgttaaatagaaaatcatgaataggcatcttcgtccgtgattttatttggtttgactttacctgttttgaaatattttagtgtgtgtgcaaataattgtattgagtgtgtatttaattttaatttgattttttggcttagttttgtttttaaaataaataagaaaaaaggaaataaataaaataaaataaaaaaaataaaaataaagaaaaggaccATGcctttccggacttgggccaatttattaaaattggcccaaacaaacagcccaagacccaggcctacCCGGTTCAGGCCACCTGATGCCCaagacgtccaaacgacgtccgtttgagtcgtgcctgatctaggccgttgatctcagattgatcaacggccaagatcactttcctatacccacgaacagaacccgacccgtttccacccgaaccaacccaaaccccctttagttgaaacgacatcgtttccccGAGGCCtttagatccaagccattgattccAATTAATCCGATGGCTGAGATCAGCCCGcctattccatatataagcctataaccttaccctgccccgcCATCAGATACCCCAGCtcccgtcttcaacctcatccccatcaaaccctagagccgcccctgtatcctccaccatgaaaaccggcggcatggacgccggtgaccttccccttaacaccctagaacccccttgccatcctgaacatgaATACATTAACcctgtagttcgaatccctccccaccttctcgaatcttcatttgaagattcgagtctaaactcgatctacacggtttaaccccagcttcacaccagatactccccaaacccccctcgtgaccaaaccatacttggtttggtccgaatctgatcagggaagcctgaatcccagatctaagtttgaaagttttgtgTTTTTCCGTCACTGTTTCAACAGAagaaattaaggtctaatggactttaatcaaagtgtttctcatctgagaaacacttcgtttaaagtccgttcagccttaagaaaggcctgaccaagtccgagttaaggttttgaccCTTTTGcggtttgaggtgagtcttgttttcttttctttattttatttttagtccgttgatttgttttaaaaaaaaaatctgttcatatttgtttcaATTTTaccaacttttgtttgtccactttgcctgaacttctgtttgtttgagtgaGTCTTTCCATTTGTTCTGATAATGAGTATGTAAAtgttgtgcaagtagctgattttcaagtttggactgactagttgactcctcgagtgtatttctgcttagtcagtataattcgaaccatgtatcgatactgtttaaacgtctgatttttggctacgattgtgtatgttaatgctaatatagtcgagtcgacatgagtcgtcaattagtttcaactgtccgaacaataacaaattgacttgcttctgttgaacatttgcctgaatcaattaagaaccaagtccagttacttatagctgttaatatgatttcagaaacctaaggcttggtctgttaattgaaatctgagttgatggcatgtgcacttgtgcacagcatgtgcattgtgcacagcctgtttccttcataaaagggcttttaattttaaaatgtgttgacagcatatgctgtcagacatattctactgcccatacattgctttaagtttaaaaagtattaaacctttcAAAAGTAAGTCttccagggaatgttgatggaggTAATATACTTAAATCACTAATTGGGATCTGAAAAGGTAAAAGACACATGGGAGGAGTACTGTGACATTtgaaaaacaggctgttaaaagagatggtgttgaggcttataaaaggagaCAGAATTGGGCAGGAGAAAGAGGGGGGCATTAGGAGATAGACATAAAAAAGGAGATAGAATCAGAGGATAGAGAGGATCAGAcctgaaaaagaaaatatacacACACAGTGAGGGGATTGGGAACCTTAagagctgaaaaggaaaaacaaaaacacagatagagagaggttaagggatagaagctatacaaccaacaatcagaaactttttCCTCCTATTAGTATTGGTTTTCAGCTGCTGAActtgttcaaatcaattctgattctttgaaattccagttgtgtctGTTGGTCGAGTGTTTCCATTGGCTTACCACTGGTTTGGTCTGTCTAGAGTTTTGATTCTACTCCATtgggtgttgctgttatttggctattgctttctattggccatagttgcatctCTGCACTCAAGCCTGTTAAAATGAtgagttttaaaagaaattgtctacataagaactctatttatatttttaatctttggttgaaattttgtcatatttttcttttgactTTATCTTATCAACCTAAACAGGAGCTCACccaaccacttaaactaaaaaatTGAGGATGTGTAATTTATTTATAATTCGTATGTAACATGTGTATAATCATGTGTAATAGGTATATCATCTatgtatattagctataaaaagtaaataataaatctGGCCGGATATTTATGTAATAATCCATAAGATTTTGGTTTCTTGATTTAATCCatgatatgacttctattatatttattttaaaaactctctactaaaatttaaaaatatcttatttttattttaaaaattacattataatttaaaaaataatcccatttcgaaataatttgtttatattttaaaaataactatttcacgtcataccaatttttttttaaatatacttttcgttacacttgaaaatcgctatagaaactatcaattagaaaccaatatcCCTCCTTTTGAATTCGAGAAAAaaatctttcacataatctaatgattcaaaactagtATTTTTCAATGTAAAAAATACTATACCCTTGCAATGTTGGTTTGACTGCAGCTAAATGAAGAGATTTCGGCTTATATCCTTCAATTCCTAGAAGGTGCTAAACAGAAATTAATCAATTATATAgtcaaagttttgttatttgtttgatgtccatttatataaattgactcttcaaacaaatatttttcaaaaagaaaaaaaaaataacttgtgttgaatattgattgatttttgtaatgtttctttctccagcatgtaggtttacttcattatatatgcAAGTAAATTTTTATTAACGTTTAAACTTTCTTTTGTTATAAACATAGACATGTAccttatatattttatttattttaaaagaaattcgctttattcaaatctagctatagtgttttaaagaattataattataggtttttaaatgtaaaagagtttatagttatatggagtattatttatttatttttgccaGAGGCGAAGTAGTGTTTACATAATTTAAATtaagataacaaaagttcctaatatAATTGTATATGATCACTAACCGAATTAAGTACGATAACATGGtaataaaagatatttttttattttaattcaaatttaaaaaaatttatatatataaattcaaaattatatatatatatatatatatatatatatatatatatatatatatatatatatatatgactaacatagtcaaatatagaataaagttaccatatactattgataTTTATTAGTTTGTCACTTGGTTAAACTACATTATCAATTATTTATGGCAAC includes these proteins:
- the LOC107771865 gene encoding uncharacterized protein LOC107771865, whose amino-acid sequence is MENIGAPPILSSTRSFIAPLLISMLGIVCTALALVIYHFILLRFCIRRSRSHIRNNIGQSFHEPHLTIGIEQKIIESIPLVVYSIHKQDLCRVDQNECAVCLGELEEGEIVRFLPNCRHIFHVTCIDKWLIGHINCPICRSPIIETINYEEKDKPDVTIVPLPSNSPPCVNDESNTIDVQVQDQDHKNQVNLEYRTASSSDQVQLPSQSCRLHCHSASLELPMERIRSTERKLVMGLKRSLSMDQTFIIIDREKLEDEIKSFSISSCCSSSMEELIRSNQQGTF